The proteins below are encoded in one region of Helianthus annuus cultivar XRQ/B chromosome 2, HanXRQr2.0-SUNRISE, whole genome shotgun sequence:
- the LOC110894401 gene encoding leucine-rich repeat extensin-like protein 1, giving the protein MQTGTLGHPISISGGSPFQGSLYRGPDSFKERMATFDWYFTPLYHSSPAQPPLVEPQLQVVSPPPLPVEEPPQQPPQPPPEPLRQRRNARISVRGGPRFSSPQGSSSYPPIPEDPQMGWPSNAAPEVDPPPASYVPPQPPMGFDNPIPTYPGSSGYNPFENTSGYPLDYGTQDLYLTAAQYHHLYPSSYPPVHPTGYPVQGYQYPPYQ; this is encoded by the coding sequence ATGCAGACCGGAACACTGGGCCACCCAATAAGCATATCCGGTGGATCTCCATTTCAGGGATCCCTATACCGTGGGCCCGATTCATTTAAGGAGAGGATGGCCACCTTTGATTGGTACTTTACTCCTTTGTACCATAGCTCTCCAGCCCAACCACCTTTGGTTGAACCCCAACTCCAAGTTGTTTCACCGCCACCACTTCCTGTTGAGGAGCCACCTCAGCAGCCACCGCAACCACCTCCCGAGCCTCTGAGGCAAAGGAGGAACGCACGTATATCCGTGCGAGGAGGACCTCGTTTCAGTTCTCCTCAGGGTTCGAGTTCTTATCCCCCTATTCCAGAGGATCCCCAGATGGGTTGGCCCTCGAACGCGGCGCCGGAGGTCGATCCTCCGCCAGCTTCTTATGTACCGCCTCAGCCGCCTATGGgctttgataacccaatcccaaCGTACCCAGGTTCTTCCGGGTACAATCCTTTTGAAAACACATCGGGGTATCCATTGGACTATGGAACTCAAGACCTGTATCTTACAGCTGCACAGTACCATcacctttacccttcttcttaCCCTCCAGTTCATCCAACTGGATACCCGGTACAGGGTTATCAATACCCGCCGTACCAGTAA